A section of the Engystomops pustulosus chromosome 3, aEngPut4.maternal, whole genome shotgun sequence genome encodes:
- the LOC140121557 gene encoding protein unc-93 homolog A-like, with translation MQCSNLKNILVLSFGILLLYTAYMGLQTLQSSLNKIEGLGVASLSVMYVSLSLSSLLLPPLLIKKIGCKWTIVASMICFISYSLCNFYPSWPTLIISSVLVGLGGGPLWASKSTYITITGNKYAETCGKLAKDVVNQYFGIFFLICQTCRVWGNLISSLVFNLTPNAGLDAPNQTICGAGDCPAELTQTGNSTSGRPSNTVIYILLGSYTGCGVLAVLLIIIFLDQIQGDRDEKDINCGSTLLAAFKHLRDKRQCLLIPLTMFSGFEQGFIASDFTKSYVTCILGLKYVGFVIICFGVTNSICAIIFGKLAQYTGRIPLFLLGAAINIGCIIGFLIWKPATGNFAVFFVMSGLWGISDAVWQTLLSSLYGVLFEKNKEAAFANFSLWESLGFAIAFGYSSFLCVYIKLYILMCVIVVGILLYGAVEYIEYRNTLCEEGPKD, from the exons AGCAGTCTGAATAAAATAGAAGGACTTGGTGTTGCTTCATTAAGTGTAATGTATGTGTCTCTCAGTCTCTCTTCACTATTGCTACCTCCTCTACTGATCAAGAAAATCGGATGCAAGTGGACTATTGTAGCATCTATGATTTGCTTCATCTCCTACAGTCTCTGCAACTTCTACCCAAGCTG GCCTACACTTATTATATCCTCTGTACTTGTTGGACTAGGAGGCGGACCCTTGTGGGCAAGCAAGAGCACGTATATAACCATAACTGGAAACAAATATGCGGAAACCTGTGGCAAATTAGCAAAAGATGTTGTGAACCAGTATTTTGGGATATTCTTTTTAATTTGCCAAACATGCCGTGTTTGGGGAAATCTAATTTCCTCTTTGGTATTTAATTTAACACCAAATGCAG GTTTGGATGCACCAAATCAAACTATATGTGGAGCAGGTGACTGCCCTGCTGAGCTAACGCAGACTGGAAATAGCACATCTGGCCGACCATCTAATACTGTGATCTATATTCTTCTTGGGTCATATACTG GATGTGGAGTGTTAGCTGTCCTATTAATAATCATATTTTTGGATCAAATACAAGGAGACAGAGATGAAAAAGATATAAACTGTGGCTCAACGCTTCTAGCAGCATTTAAGCATCTTCGTGACAAGCGTCAGTGTCTTCTTATTCCACTTACTATGTTCAGTGGTTTTGAACAAGGCTTCATTGCCAGTGATTTTACTAAG tcTTATGTAACCTGCATTTTGGGATTGAAATATGTGGGCTTCGTAATTATTTGTTTTGGTGTTACAAATTCAATATGCGCAATTATATTTGGAAAGCTTGCTCAATATACCGGGAGAATTCCTTTGTTTTTGCTTG GGGCGGCTATTAATATTGGTTGCATTATTGGCTTCTTAATATGGAAACCAGCAACTGGCAACTTTGCGGTGTTTTTTGTAATGTCTGGTCTGTGGGGGATCTCAGATGCAGTATGGCAAACCCTACTAAGCT CATTATATGGAGTATTGTTTGAAAAGAATAAAGAAGCAGCCTTTGCCAATTTCTCCCTTTGGGAGTCCCTTGGATTTGCCATTGCATTTGGATACAGCTCATTTTTATGTGTATACATTAAACTCTACATATTGATGTGTGTTATTGTGGTAGGAATTTTGCTATATGGAGCTGTGGAATATATTGAATACCGGAATACATTGTGTGAAGAAGGACCTAAGGATTAA